Proteins from a single region of Runella sp. SP2:
- a CDS encoding response regulator transcription factor, whose protein sequence is MKILLVEDEYRLASFIRKGISAEGYEVEVAYDGRMGLSLFRKNSYDIILLDVNLPHINGFELCQLIRADNESVPVLMLTALDSLADKADGFNAGADDYLAKPFEFQELLLRLRALTRRSGTKPKQILRLADLELNLDTKTVTRAGQRINLTTREYSLMEYLMLNKGKIISRVDISERVWSLDFDSSTNVIDVYISYLRKKIDKGFSTKLLHTIVGMGYVLREG, encoded by the coding sequence ATGAAAATCTTATTAGTGGAAGACGAGTATAGACTCGCCTCTTTTATCCGAAAAGGTATTTCGGCCGAAGGCTATGAAGTAGAAGTTGCCTACGACGGGCGCATGGGTCTGTCACTTTTTCGTAAAAATAGTTACGACATCATTTTGTTGGACGTTAACCTCCCTCACATCAATGGTTTTGAGTTATGTCAGCTTATTCGGGCTGACAATGAAAGCGTCCCCGTTTTGATGCTAACGGCCCTCGATAGCCTCGCAGACAAAGCCGATGGCTTTAACGCGGGCGCGGACGACTATCTTGCCAAACCTTTTGAATTTCAGGAACTTCTTTTGCGTCTTCGGGCACTCACGCGGCGAAGCGGCACCAAACCAAAGCAAATCTTACGGTTGGCAGATTTGGAACTGAACCTTGATACCAAGACAGTCACTCGCGCTGGCCAACGCATCAACCTCACGACGCGCGAGTACTCTTTAATGGAATATTTGATGCTCAACAAAGGGAAAATCATCTCACGGGTGGACATAAGCGAACGCGTTTGGAGCTTGGATTTTGACAGCAGCACCAACGTCATTGACGTCTATATCAGCTATTTACGCAAAAAAATAGACAAAGGCTTTTCTACCAAACTCCTCCACACCATCGTCGGAATGGGTTATGTGCTACGCGAAGGATAA
- a CDS encoding HAMP domain-containing sensor histidine kinase, with amino-acid sequence MLIRNRLTIIFTLLATAIQVTLSLLVWYFYSLYRQEEFYSRLEGKARVAGRVLISRRHLHDDFFKNMVRTDLLTIVEEQISIFDQQHKLVFTNRTLKESDYYKEKIPHLPSSDAIFEFRAGHLESILIPYNDQGQRFFIFASGYDRIGFAKLGTLQQILLLANMLGFSLIVLAGWYFSGRVLKPISQIVDEVEQITAKDLHKRVNEGNRRDEIAQLAMTFNQMLFRLEDAFVSQRSFVAHASHELRTPLTNTLGTLETSLRYDQNPNDWRDSMEVAVEELKKVISLTNSLLGLARVTDGALTLQSVQVDDCLLTALGQIHAKYPHRSLPLQFTTDDDHSLTVKGNATLLTTAFLNLLDNACKYSTEAVSVQLQTTSDKILVIIKDHGRGIAEVDIAHIFDPLYRGKNVEGVPGFGIGLAMTQKIIELHQGFLHLNSKIDEGTTVLVSFSNVF; translated from the coding sequence ATGCTCATTCGAAATCGACTTACCATTATTTTTACCCTGCTTGCCACGGCCATTCAGGTGACGCTGTCGTTGTTGGTTTGGTATTTTTACTCGTTATACCGCCAAGAAGAATTTTATAGCCGATTGGAGGGAAAAGCACGGGTTGCAGGAAGGGTTTTGATTTCGAGGCGGCACCTGCACGATGATTTTTTTAAAAACATGGTTCGTACCGATTTGCTCACCATTGTCGAGGAACAAATTAGTATTTTTGACCAACAACATAAGTTAGTTTTTACCAACCGAACCCTCAAAGAATCAGACTATTACAAAGAAAAAATCCCACATCTACCCTCTTCTGATGCCATTTTTGAATTTCGTGCAGGCCACCTTGAGTCCATTTTGATTCCTTACAATGACCAAGGGCAGCGCTTTTTCATTTTTGCCTCGGGCTACGACCGCATTGGATTTGCCAAACTTGGCACGTTACAGCAAATCCTACTGTTGGCCAATATGTTAGGATTTTCCCTGATTGTATTAGCAGGTTGGTATTTTTCGGGAAGGGTGTTGAAACCCATTTCGCAAATCGTGGACGAAGTTGAGCAAATTACCGCCAAAGACCTACACAAACGCGTCAACGAAGGCAACCGCCGCGACGAAATTGCGCAGCTTGCGATGACCTTCAACCAAATGCTCTTTCGGCTCGAAGATGCCTTTGTCTCCCAACGGAGTTTTGTGGCCCACGCCTCGCACGAACTTCGTACTCCGCTTACCAACACCCTCGGCACGCTCGAAACATCGCTCCGCTACGACCAAAACCCCAACGACTGGCGCGACAGCATGGAAGTCGCCGTGGAAGAATTAAAAAAGGTCATTTCGCTCACCAATAGTTTGCTCGGACTGGCACGCGTCACCGATGGGGCGCTTACCCTCCAAAGTGTGCAGGTGGATGATTGTTTGCTGACGGCACTGGGGCAAATTCATGCCAAATACCCGCACCGAAGTTTACCCCTTCAATTTACAACCGACGACGACCACTCGCTGACAGTAAAAGGAAATGCAACTTTGCTGACCACTGCCTTTCTAAACCTCCTCGACAATGCCTGCAAGTACTCTACTGAGGCCGTTTCAGTACAACTTCAGACGACTTCTGATAAAATTTTGGTCATCATCAAAGACCACGGACGGGGCATTGCCGAAGTCGATATTGCCCACATTTTTGACCCACTTTACCGAGGAAAAAACGTAGAAGGCGTTCCTGGGTTTGGCATTGGCTTAGCCATGACGCAGAAAATCATTGAGCTACACCAAGGCTTTCTTCATTTGAATTCTAAAATCGACGAGGGTACCACCGTGTTGGTTTCTTTCTCTAATGTTTTCTAA